In the genome of Solibacillus silvestris, one region contains:
- a CDS encoding histidinol-phosphatase, whose amino-acid sequence MENNNLNIKRQRNNNINKNNNNEFEFGEDFNFDNLNDQNQINRNHNNNNNNNYNFNEKNKNKNNNK is encoded by the coding sequence GTGGAAAATAATAACCTTAATATTAAACGTCAGCGAAATAACAATATTAATAAGAACAATAATAATGAATTTGAATTCGGTGAAGATTTCAACTTCGACAATTTAAATGATCAAAATCAAATTAACCGAAATCACAACAACAACAACAACAACAACTATAACTTTAACGAGAAAAACAAAAACAAAAACAACAATAAATAA
- a CDS encoding multidrug DMT transporter permease yields the protein MKTKWLLSSSAVLMGLLGLAGTFIPEEISNILGIDPLPITLILLQIIGGLYLGFAMLNWFTRSALIGGIYNKPVILGNLMHCVVVFFALIRQLAVQFHFIFAILTLVYLGFAVWFTLVMRSNPLSNQSKSLSNT from the coding sequence ATGAAAACGAAATGGCTTTTGAGTAGTAGCGCTGTATTGATGGGTTTATTGGGGTTGGCAGGAACCTTTATTCCAGAAGAAATTTCAAATATATTAGGGATTGACCCTTTACCTATTACTCTAATTCTGCTGCAAATTATCGGAGGACTATATTTAGGGTTTGCAATGTTAAATTGGTTTACACGTTCTGCCCTGATCGGGGGCATCTATAACAAACCTGTCATATTGGGAAATCTGATGCATTGCGTCGTTGTCTTTTTTGCCCTAATCCGGCAGTTGGCTGTGCAGTTTCATTTCATATTCGCTATTTTGACATTAGTTTATCTGGGGTTTGCTGTCTGGTTTACGTTAGTTATGCGCTCTAATCCTTTAAGCAATCAATCAAAAAGTCTGTCTAACACATAA
- a CDS encoding alcohol dehydrogenase — protein MKALVIEGVKKAFVQEVADPTVDENGVIVKVKANGVCRSDWHYWAGDIPITQKILGHEFTGIVEEVGKNVKNFKKGDNVIVPFSGSDGTCPYCQQGHSNLCNTSFIPGSTYDGGYAEYVGVPLGDRNIIHLPEEISFLDGAALGCRLMTAFHGIVDRANVAPGEWVVVYGCGGVGLNAINIASSIGATVIGVDINPKNLELAKQMGAHIVINSKEVDPVEAVREITGGGANVSIDALGIADTCLNGINSLAKRGRHLQIGVTTKVEGGKVALPIDQMVMQEIQFIGTLGMPNHRFESLLPLVKQGKITPGKMITAEIALSDVTNIFEEMSNFNTTGTYIVTEFSNSAVRV, from the coding sequence ATGAAAGCATTAGTAATAGAGGGTGTAAAAAAAGCATTTGTTCAAGAGGTAGCGGACCCAACAGTCGATGAAAATGGTGTCATCGTCAAAGTAAAAGCAAATGGTGTTTGTCGTAGTGACTGGCACTATTGGGCCGGGGACATTCCAATCACACAAAAAATATTAGGACATGAATTTACAGGGATAGTCGAAGAAGTAGGAAAAAATGTAAAGAACTTTAAAAAGGGCGATAACGTAATCGTACCATTCTCCGGCAGTGACGGTACTTGTCCATATTGCCAACAAGGGCATTCAAACCTTTGCAACACTTCATTTATTCCTGGTTCCACTTATGATGGCGGCTATGCAGAATATGTGGGAGTACCATTAGGAGATCGAAATATCATCCATTTACCAGAAGAAATTAGCTTCTTGGATGGTGCAGCATTAGGTTGTCGTTTAATGACTGCTTTCCATGGTATTGTTGATCGAGCAAATGTGGCGCCTGGTGAATGGGTAGTCGTTTATGGGTGTGGTGGTGTTGGGCTTAACGCTATTAATATCGCCTCATCCATTGGTGCTACGGTAATTGGCGTCGACATCAACCCTAAGAATTTAGAACTTGCAAAACAAATGGGTGCACACATTGTCATTAACAGTAAAGAAGTAGATCCAGTAGAAGCGGTAAGAGAAATTACTGGTGGTGGTGCGAACGTTTCAATTGATGCATTAGGTATTGCCGATACTTGTTTAAATGGAATCAATAGCCTGGCGAAACGAGGTCGTCATCTGCAAATAGGTGTAACGACAAAAGTGGAAGGCGGAAAAGTTGCTTTACCTATCGATCAAATGGTCATGCAAGAAATCCAATTTATCGGGACATTGGGAATGCCAAATCATCGTTTTGAATCGTTGCTTCCTTTAGTTAAGCAAGGGAAAATTACACCGGGGAAAATGATCACTGCAGAAATTGCATTATCGGATGTAACGAATATATTCGAGGAAATGAGTAATTTTAATACAACGGGAACGTATATTGTAACGGAATTTAGTAATAGTGCTGTAAGAGTATAA
- a CDS encoding betaine-aldehyde dehydrogenase: protein MVNTTLLINEKVQVFLKGTKEMFIDGKWVPAVNGTLYESINPTTNEVLAKIYEGDEQDVDLAVKAARRAFEGGWKKTAPRERARLLNKLADLVEENLEEITQLDSLEYGGTLAVAGGFAQNAVHHLRYYAGWATKLYGETVELTGGGNIHAYTKREPLGVCGQITSWNFPALVACWKLAAPLAAGNTVVLKPAQQTSLSTLYIGKLVEQAGFPPGVVNIVTGAGSKLGEAITSHPDIDKIGFTGSTVVGKRIMEKASDSLKKITLELGGKSPNIIFADADLNKAVPGAITAILMNTGQVCAAGSRLYVERSVYDEVKEKLVEIAESFVLGNPLDPNAQMGPLVSKAQVETVEKYVEQARKDGANILTGGKRPENPELEKGNFYLPTIIEGLDENCQAVYEEIFGPVLCILPFDSIEEVIERANSTEYGLASGVWTTNLQTAHTMIESLDAGSVWVNEYYLTDDNIPLTGFKQSGVGSELGLAGIEAYTKVKSVAIKLG, encoded by the coding sequence ATGGTGAATACTACTTTATTGATCAATGAAAAAGTGCAAGTGTTTCTGAAGGGTACTAAAGAAATGTTTATCGATGGGAAGTGGGTTCCTGCAGTTAATGGGACTCTCTATGAATCCATTAATCCAACAACAAATGAAGTCTTAGCCAAAATTTACGAAGGAGATGAACAAGACGTTGATCTTGCAGTAAAAGCAGCAAGACGTGCATTTGAAGGTGGATGGAAAAAAACGGCACCGAGAGAACGCGCTCGACTATTAAACAAATTAGCTGACTTAGTGGAAGAAAACTTGGAAGAAATTACACAACTGGATTCGCTTGAATACGGTGGGACACTCGCTGTAGCAGGGGGCTTTGCGCAAAATGCAGTTCATCATTTGCGTTATTATGCTGGTTGGGCTACAAAACTTTATGGAGAGACAGTCGAATTAACGGGTGGCGGCAATATTCATGCGTATACAAAGCGTGAACCACTTGGTGTATGTGGACAAATTACTTCATGGAACTTCCCGGCATTAGTTGCATGCTGGAAATTAGCAGCACCTCTTGCAGCAGGGAATACCGTTGTATTAAAACCTGCCCAACAAACGTCTTTATCTACATTGTATATTGGTAAGTTAGTAGAGCAAGCTGGATTCCCACCTGGTGTTGTAAATATTGTAACGGGTGCAGGCAGCAAACTTGGTGAAGCCATTACATCTCATCCGGATATCGATAAAATTGGTTTCACTGGTTCGACAGTTGTCGGCAAACGGATTATGGAGAAAGCTTCCGATTCATTGAAAAAAATTACTCTTGAGCTAGGTGGCAAGTCACCAAATATTATTTTCGCAGATGCGGATTTAAATAAAGCGGTTCCTGGTGCCATTACCGCTATTCTGATGAACACCGGGCAAGTATGCGCGGCAGGATCACGATTATATGTGGAACGTTCTGTATATGATGAAGTAAAAGAAAAACTTGTGGAAATTGCCGAAAGCTTTGTATTAGGGAACCCATTAGATCCGAACGCTCAAATGGGACCACTCGTTTCAAAAGCACAAGTTGAAACGGTTGAAAAATATGTTGAACAAGCAAGAAAAGATGGTGCCAATATTTTAACAGGTGGCAAACGACCTGAAAATCCAGAATTAGAAAAAGGCAACTTCTATCTTCCGACGATTATCGAAGGACTTGATGAAAATTGCCAGGCAGTTTATGAAGAAATTTTTGGCCCAGTACTATGCATCCTGCCATTTGATTCGATTGAGGAAGTGATTGAACGTGCCAATTCAACAGAATATGGACTGGCTTCCGGTGTATGGACAACAAACTTACAAACAGCGCACACAATGATTGAATCATTAGATGCAGGTTCCGTTTGGGTCAACGAATATTATTTAACGGATGATAATATCCCACTTACAGGATTTAAACAAAGTGGGGTTGGTTCTGAATTGGGATTAGCAGGGATTGAAGCGTATACAAAAGTAAAAAGTGTTGCCATTAAATTAGGATAA
- a CDS encoding cyclohexanone monooxygenase, translating to MANHVDAIVIGAGFSGIYMTYKLREEGFTVKTLEKAAGVGGVWFLARYPGARCDSDSIYYNYIFSEELYKKWSWSSRFAAQDEILSYLNFVADELDVKKEMQFNKEVKSAIWDEDQTKWLVTTAQGEVFTATYLISGVGCLSTSSIPNFQGRESFKGESYHTGNWPHTPVDLKGKRVGVIGTGSSGVQSIPVIAEEAKEVYVFQRTPQYSVPTRNRQFTEEEIAQFKEAFLDAREIMLNSPSGLPIPRSTRSVVDTPEEERIVILEDAWEKGGMILNNAFYDIVIDPKSNELVSEFLRGKIREKVKKSDVVEHLLPYYYYSTKRPILDTNYHDTYNQDHVTLVNLRQQPIECITENGIQTTEKEYPLDIIVFATGYDAMTGTLLKLDIRGHNGVSLQEKWEKGAKVETYLGLGLAGFPNFFTITGPQSPSVLTNVPTAIEQHVEWISDCLNYLREHNVKTIEPTVEAEIQWSKQCTEIANGTLFTKTESWYTGSNIDGKSRDFLIYLNGLDNYRQLCNEVAEHGYKGYQLQYEEIKA from the coding sequence ATGGCAAATCATGTTGATGCAATCGTTATTGGTGCTGGTTTTTCTGGAATTTATATGACGTATAAGTTACGGGAAGAAGGTTTCACGGTTAAAACGCTCGAAAAAGCAGCTGGTGTTGGTGGGGTATGGTTTTTAGCACGTTATCCAGGTGCTCGTTGCGACTCTGATAGTATTTACTACAATTACATTTTCTCAGAGGAACTATATAAAAAATGGTCGTGGTCATCACGTTTTGCAGCTCAAGATGAAATTTTAAGCTATTTAAACTTTGTTGCTGATGAGTTAGACGTGAAAAAAGAAATGCAATTTAATAAAGAAGTAAAGTCCGCTATTTGGGATGAGGATCAAACGAAGTGGCTTGTCACAACAGCACAAGGAGAAGTGTTTACAGCTACTTACTTGATTTCGGGCGTTGGATGTTTATCAACTTCAAGTATTCCGAATTTCCAAGGTCGTGAAAGCTTTAAAGGGGAGAGCTATCACACAGGGAATTGGCCACATACACCAGTCGACTTAAAAGGAAAGCGTGTCGGCGTGATTGGGACAGGCTCAAGTGGTGTGCAATCAATTCCTGTAATTGCCGAAGAAGCGAAGGAAGTCTATGTATTCCAACGTACCCCACAGTATTCCGTTCCAACACGGAATCGTCAATTTACAGAAGAAGAAATCGCTCAATTTAAAGAAGCGTTTTTAGATGCCCGAGAAATTATGTTAAATTCTCCTTCTGGATTACCCATTCCAAGATCGACAAGATCAGTAGTAGATACACCAGAAGAAGAGCGTATCGTAATTTTAGAAGATGCTTGGGAAAAAGGAGGCATGATTTTAAATAATGCCTTCTATGATATTGTCATTGATCCTAAGTCAAATGAATTGGTTTCGGAATTTCTTCGAGGCAAGATTCGTGAAAAAGTGAAAAAATCTGATGTAGTCGAACATTTGCTTCCATATTACTATTACTCAACGAAACGTCCAATTTTAGATACAAATTATCATGATACGTATAATCAAGACCATGTTACATTAGTGAACTTACGACAACAGCCAATTGAGTGTATTACAGAAAACGGTATACAGACTACAGAAAAAGAATATCCACTAGACATTATCGTATTTGCTACAGGCTATGATGCGATGACAGGTACTTTATTAAAACTTGATATTAGAGGACACAATGGCGTATCGCTGCAGGAAAAATGGGAAAAAGGGGCAAAAGTTGAAACATATTTAGGGCTTGGGCTAGCAGGATTTCCAAACTTCTTCACGATTACTGGTCCACAAAGTCCGTCGGTTTTAACAAATGTACCAACAGCAATCGAACAACACGTGGAATGGATTTCGGATTGTCTGAACTATTTAAGAGAACACAATGTGAAAACAATTGAGCCAACAGTAGAAGCGGAAATACAGTGGAGTAAACAATGTACAGAAATTGCCAATGGTACATTGTTTACTAAAACGGAATCCTGGTATACAGGTTCTAATATCGATGGGAAATCGCGTGACTTCTTAATTTACTTAAATGGTTTAGATAATTATCGTCAACTTTGCAATGAAGTCGCTGAACATGGCTATAAAGGTTACCAATTACAGTACGAAGAAATTAAAGCATAA
- a CDS encoding esterase: MANLTEQAKQYLESFYSGPKMESFNPVELKAIMAQSPVPPQNNLPSIHQTEDRFIKAKDGEEIRLRIYTPEGEGPFPALVYYHGGGWVIGAVEMFEAANRFVATEANAVVVSVDYRLAPENPYPTPIEDCYAALEWVAEHATDINVDPAKISVGGDSAGGNLSTVIAKKALDNNGPAIQSQVLIYPVTNLEFDTDSYNEFAQGYGLDRDLMKWFGIHYVGNEKLYNEPDVSPLKYDSVKGLPPAIIIAADNDVLKDEGVAYAEKLKQDGVNVQYELIPGVVHGYYSNMDFFADETKQTAQLIVNFINKVEQKA, translated from the coding sequence ATGGCAAATTTAACTGAACAAGCAAAACAATATTTAGAGAGCTTTTACAGTGGGCCGAAAATGGAATCGTTTAATCCGGTGGAATTGAAGGCAATTATGGCACAATCTCCAGTACCCCCTCAAAATAATCTACCAAGCATTCATCAAACAGAAGATCGTTTTATTAAAGCAAAAGATGGTGAAGAAATTAGACTTCGCATTTATACACCAGAAGGAGAGGGTCCCTTCCCGGCTCTTGTATACTATCACGGCGGTGGCTGGGTAATTGGTGCTGTTGAGATGTTTGAAGCTGCAAACCGATTCGTTGCTACAGAAGCTAATGCTGTTGTCGTATCGGTTGATTACCGTTTAGCACCGGAAAATCCATATCCAACTCCAATTGAAGATTGTTACGCTGCACTTGAATGGGTAGCCGAACATGCAACGGATATCAATGTGGATCCAGCAAAAATTTCAGTTGGGGGCGATAGTGCAGGAGGAAATCTATCTACTGTTATTGCAAAAAAAGCATTGGATAATAATGGGCCCGCAATCCAATCTCAAGTTCTTATTTATCCAGTAACGAACTTAGAATTTGACACAGATTCATATAATGAATTTGCTCAAGGGTACGGACTTGACCGCGATCTGATGAAATGGTTTGGCATTCACTATGTTGGAAACGAAAAACTATACAATGAGCCAGATGTTTCTCCTTTAAAATATGATTCTGTAAAGGGATTACCTCCTGCAATTATTATTGCTGCAGATAATGATGTGTTAAAAGACGAAGGGGTCGCTTATGCAGAAAAATTAAAACAAGACGGTGTGAACGTTCAGTATGAATTAATACCGGGTGTTGTTCATGGTTACTACAGTAATATGGATTTCTTTGCGGATGAAACGAAACAAACGGCACAACTAATTGTCAATTTCATAAACAAAGTCGAACAAAAAGCGTAA
- a CDS encoding helix-turn-helix transcriptional regulator, with amino-acid sequence MVIERNNWEQNLAKINSVENVDKKIKMMIECFLSTFSIEETMLFRYSPIDHLAEGIVCANTNEFKCISSIRDDVTTIPAIFEAIQKKSAQYFESNDFHLNIPRKYIIAENQNSLLVVPIIFNHVVVGYFLGTHFHKNFDPQLLMEANLFSSQVGEMLFNHPCYVENNEIKLSKREFEVMKCVAFGYSSKQIAHLLEISETTIKQYIKSVMSKTNTSNRTHAVAFLFQKRILT; translated from the coding sequence TTGGTGATTGAAAGGAATAATTGGGAACAAAACTTAGCTAAAATCAATTCCGTAGAAAACGTAGATAAAAAAATTAAAATGATGATAGAATGTTTCCTATCGACCTTTTCAATAGAAGAAACAATGCTTTTCCGATATTCTCCCATTGATCATTTAGCGGAAGGTATTGTCTGTGCTAATACAAATGAATTTAAATGCATTTCATCCATTCGTGATGATGTAACTACGATTCCAGCCATTTTTGAGGCAATCCAAAAGAAAAGTGCGCAATATTTTGAAAGCAATGATTTTCATTTAAATATCCCAAGGAAATATATTATTGCTGAAAACCAAAATTCACTCTTGGTTGTTCCGATTATTTTTAATCATGTAGTTGTTGGATACTTTTTGGGTACCCATTTTCATAAAAACTTTGACCCTCAATTATTAATGGAAGCAAATTTATTTAGTAGTCAAGTAGGAGAAATGTTATTTAATCATCCATGCTATGTAGAAAACAATGAAATCAAACTATCCAAAAGAGAATTTGAGGTCATGAAATGCGTTGCGTTTGGTTATAGTTCAAAACAAATCGCCCACCTATTAGAAATTAGTGAAACGACCATTAAACAATATATTAAAAGTGTCATGTCAAAAACAAATACGTCAAATCGAACACATGCAGTGGCATTTTTATTCCAAAAGAGGATTTTGACTTAG
- a CDS encoding acetyltransferase, which yields MPITLVPILESEKTILRNLYSLYLHDLSKFSSMIDLGIDGSFIYESLDKFWDIDGISPYFIKLEESIIGFILLLERPFLTEENDLLINDFFIINKYKGKGVAAQAAVKLFEAKQGQYFVIQVIENKRAVSFWRNLYIELNININEKQELIDGEQCLIQTFKI from the coding sequence ATGCCAATTACTTTAGTGCCAATTTTAGAATCAGAAAAAACTATTTTAAGAAACCTTTACTCATTGTATCTACATGATCTTTCAAAGTTCTCTTCAATGATTGACCTTGGAATAGACGGTTCTTTCATATATGAAAGCCTGGATAAATTCTGGGACATTGATGGAATTTCACCGTATTTTATTAAATTGGAGGAGAGTATTATAGGTTTTATCTTACTATTGGAACGGCCGTTTTTGACTGAGGAGAATGATTTATTGATAAATGATTTTTTTATAATTAATAAGTACAAGGGGAAAGGAGTAGCAGCACAAGCCGCAGTAAAATTATTTGAAGCGAAACAAGGACAATATTTTGTGATACAAGTTATTGAAAATAAACGTGCTGTTTCATTTTGGAGAAATTTATATATTGAATTAAACATTAACATTAATGAAAAACAAGAATTAATTGATGGTGAGCAATGTTTAATTCAAACATTTAAAATATGA
- a CDS encoding nonribosomal peptide synthetase, with product MQWSKTKSLLESFLSDKLQGRIKIYATVYRKFHDSPSRVWISFDNKEIISASDIIYEKKHEELYRKIKKEENLKDIPFNENWHVMFNSPERQELLTASDNVEKWMINQNIFNSYHFYRSFMKYSSLTIDEALNSEIIIIRAYAMLDRRLGKRRIKKLNFSIEDTHPLILDFYKIRCDVEGISLINHETLSKL from the coding sequence ATGCAATGGAGTAAGACTAAATCATTACTTGAAAGTTTTCTCAGTGATAAGTTACAAGGAAGAATCAAAATATACGCAACTGTATATCGGAAATTTCATGATAGTCCAAGCAGAGTCTGGATTTCATTTGATAACAAAGAAATTATAAGTGCATCTGATATTATTTATGAAAAAAAACACGAAGAATTGTATCGTAAGATAAAAAAGGAAGAAAACCTAAAAGACATTCCATTCAACGAAAATTGGCATGTAATGTTCAATTCTCCTGAACGACAAGAATTATTAACAGCATCTGATAATGTAGAAAAATGGATGATAAACCAAAATATTTTTAACAGTTATCATTTTTATCGATCTTTTATGAAATATAGTTCTTTGACCATTGATGAAGCATTAAATTCCGAAATTATAATAATACGGGCATATGCAATGCTGGATAGAAGGCTAGGCAAAAGAAGGATAAAAAAATTGAACTTTAGCATCGAGGACACTCATCCATTAATTTTAGACTTTTATAAAATACGATGTGATGTTGAAGGAATCTCATTAATAAACCATGAGACTTTATCAAAATTATAA
- a CDS encoding oxalate decarboxylase oxdD has translation MSEPFEFRITADEIPEPIREDGAGATDPGPRDILRALENPNMLVPPETDAGTVPNLRFSFSINPLPSFP, from the coding sequence TTGTCTGAACCATTTGAATTCAGGATTACTGCTGACGAAATTCCTGAACCGATTCGGGAAGACGGAGCCGGTGCGACTGATCCTGGGCCACGTGATATTTTACGCGCATTAGAAAATCCAAATATGCTTGTACCACCTGAAACAGATGCGGGAACGGTGCCGAATCTACGCTTTTCTTTTTCCATAAATCCTTTACCATCCTTCCCTTAA